Proteins found in one Zea mays cultivar B73 chromosome 1, Zm-B73-REFERENCE-NAM-5.0, whole genome shotgun sequence genomic segment:
- the LOC100280958 gene encoding 7-deoxyloganetin glucosyltransferase, which yields MGSVPPAEGDRRQPQQQPHVVMIPYPAQGHVTPMLQLAKLLHTRGFHVTFVNNEFNHRRHLRARGPGALHGAPGFRFTAIDDGLPPSDADATQDVPKLCYSTMTTCLPRFRDLIVRTNAEAEAEGRPAVTCVVADSIMSFGLRAARELGLRCATFWTASACGFIGYYYYRHLVARGIVPLKNEAQLTDGYLDTVVDWIPCAPKDLQLRDFPSFVRTTDPDDIMLNFFIHEVEAMSQASAVVINTFDDLDATLLHAMAKLLSRPIYTVGPLLLTVRNNVPADSPVAAIGSNLWKEQEAPLRWLDGRAPRSVVYINFGSVTVMSNEQLVEFAWGLANTGYTFLWNVRPDLVKGGDSAGAGLPPEFLAATEGRSMLSTWCPQAEVLEHEAVGLFLTHSGWNSTIESICGGVPMVCWPFFAEQQTNCRYKRTEWGIGMEIGNDVRRGEVKALIREAMEGEKGRDMRRRVTELKGSAVAAAKLNGRSMRNVDRFIDEVLLA from the coding sequence ATGGGGTCGGTGCCGCCGGCAGAGGGGGACAGGCGCCAGCCCCAGCAGCAGCCACACGTGGTGATGATCCCGTACCCGGCGCAGGGCCATGTCACGCCGATGCTGCAGCTGGCCAAGCTACTCCACACACGCGGATTCCACGTCACCTTCGTCAACAACGAGTTCAACCACCGTCGCCACCTGCGCGCGCGGGGGCCGGGCGCGCTCCACGGCGCGCCGGGGTTCCGCTTCACCGCCATTGACGACGGCCTTCCGCCCTCCGACGCCGACGCCACCCAGGACGTCCCCAAGCTCTGCTACTCCACCATGACCACCTGCCTACCCCGGTTCAGGGACCTAATTGTCAGGACCaatgccgaggccgaggccgagggacGCCCCGCCGTGACGTGCGTCGTCGCCGACAGCATCATGAGCTTCGGCCTCCGCGCCGCGCGGGAGCTCGGTCTCCGCTGCGCCACGTTCTGGACCGCCAGCGCCTGCGGCTTCATTGGCTACTACTACTACCGCCACCTCGTCGCACGGGGTATCGTCCCGCTTAAGAATGAAGCGCAGCTCACCGACGGTTACCTGGACACCGTCGTCGACTGGATCCCTTGCGCGCCCAAGGACCTGCAGCTCCGGGACTTCCCGAGCTTTGTGCGCACCACGGACCCGGACGACATCATGCTCAACTTCTTCATCCACGAGGTAGAGGCGATGTCGCAGGCGTCGGCGGTGGTCATCAACACCTTCGATGATCTCGACGCGACGCTGCTTCACGCCATGGCGAAGCTCCTGTCCCGGCCCATCTACACCGTGGGCCCGCTCCTGCTGACGGTGCGAAACAACGTCCCCGCGGACAGCCCCGTCGCGGCCATCGGGTCCAACCTATGGAAGGAACAAGAGGCGCCGCTCCGGTGGCTCGACGGCCGCGCGCCGCGCTCGGTCGTGTACATCAACTTCGGGAGCGTCACGGTGATGTCCAACGAGCAGCTGGTCGAGTTCGCGTGGGGGCTGGCCAACACCGGCTACACCTTCCTCTGGAACGTGCGCCCGGACCTCGTCAAGGGCGGCGACTCCGCCGGCGCGGGGCTGCCACCGGAGTTTCTGGCCGCGACGGAGGGCCGGAGCATGCTGTCGACGTGGTGCCCGCAGGCAGAGGTGCTGGAGCACGAGGCCGTGGGGTTGTTCTTGACGCACTCCGGGTGGAACTCCACGATTGAGAGCATCTGTGGCGGCGTGCCCATGGTGTGCTGGCCCTTCTTCGCTGAGCAGCAGACCAACTGCCGGTACAAGCGCACCGAGTGGGGCATCGGGATGGAGATCGGTAATGACGTCCGGCGGGGCGAGGTGAAGGCGCTCATACGGGAGGCCATGGAGGGGGAGAAAGGGCGGGACATGCGCCGCCGCGTCACGGAGCTTAAGGGGAGCGCCGTGGCCGCGGCGAAGCTCAACGGACGCTCTATGCGCAACGTGGACAGGTTCATCGATGAGGTGCTCCTAGCTTGA